From Flavobacterium alkalisoli, the proteins below share one genomic window:
- a CDS encoding cell division ATP-binding protein FtsE, producing the protein MSQPVLSLKNVNVYQDNNAVLTDINLDVYPGEFIYIIGKTGSGKSSFMKTLYADLKLREGYGTFVDYDLAKLKERNIPYLRRKIGVVFQDFKLLPDRTVFDNLLFVLKATGWSEKREMEVKINEVLDKVGMKNAIHKMPHQISGGEQQRVAVARALLNDPEVIIADEPTGNLDPQTSVEVMQLLKEINQNGKTIIMATHDYALLMKFPSKTLKCDSGTLFEVVQRTV; encoded by the coding sequence ATGTCCCAACCCGTTCTATCGTTAAAAAACGTAAATGTATACCAGGATAATAATGCCGTACTTACCGACATAAACCTTGACGTTTATCCGGGAGAATTTATCTATATAATAGGTAAAACAGGATCGGGGAAAAGCAGCTTTATGAAAACCCTTTATGCCGACCTTAAACTAAGAGAAGGCTACGGTACTTTTGTAGACTATGATCTTGCCAAACTTAAAGAACGTAACATACCATACCTAAGGAGAAAAATAGGTGTTGTTTTTCAGGATTTCAAACTACTGCCGGACAGGACTGTTTTTGACAACCTTCTTTTTGTACTTAAGGCTACAGGCTGGAGTGAAAAAAGGGAAATGGAAGTAAAAATAAACGAGGTGCTTGATAAGGTAGGTATGAAAAATGCCATACACAAAATGCCTCACCAGATATCGGGAGGTGAGCAGCAAAGGGTTGCTGTAGCACGTGCCCTGCTTAATGACCCAGAGGTTATTATTGCCGATGAGCCAACAGGTAACCTTGACCCGCAAACCAGCGTAGAGGTTATGCAACTGCTTAAAGAGATTAATCAAAACGGCAAAACCATAATCATGGCAACACACGATTATGCCCTGCTGATGAAGTTCCCTTCTAAAACGCTTAAATGTGATAGCGGTACCCTGTTTGAGGTAGTACAGCGAACGGTTTAA
- a CDS encoding glycosyltransferase, whose protein sequence is MDKKLLLIIPFYNEASRIERDTFTQAFTSHANCDFLLVNDGSSDNTALILNKLSDKFPNATALDLKKNGGKAEAIRQAVLYSKDKSYTHIGYLDADLATPFDEFFRIWEFACKNPNYTFVMGSRIKKLGSDITRYSYRHYSGRIFATIASKLILKAPVYDTQCGAKIITHDLAATLFEKPFITKWVFDLELLLRYREIEKNYLHKIFEYGLSIWIEKGDSKITFKDLLGFPYQLVKIHFAYGK, encoded by the coding sequence ATGGACAAAAAGCTGTTGCTTATTATTCCGTTTTACAACGAAGCATCCAGAATTGAGCGAGATACTTTTACTCAGGCTTTTACAAGTCATGCCAACTGCGACTTTTTATTGGTTAACGATGGTAGTTCTGACAATACAGCTTTAATCCTTAATAAACTTAGCGACAAATTTCCTAATGCAACTGCCTTAGACCTTAAAAAGAACGGCGGAAAAGCAGAAGCTATCAGGCAGGCTGTATTATACAGCAAAGACAAAAGCTACACTCATATAGGGTATCTTGATGCCGATTTAGCCACTCCTTTTGATGAGTTTTTCAGGATATGGGAGTTTGCCTGTAAAAACCCTAATTACACCTTTGTAATGGGCAGCAGGATAAAAAAACTGGGCAGCGATATAACCCGCTACTCTTACAGGCATTATTCCGGAAGGATATTTGCAACCATTGCCAGCAAACTGATACTTAAAGCCCCAGTATATGATACCCAGTGTGGTGCAAAAATTATAACCCATGATCTGGCAGCAACATTATTTGAAAAACCATTTATAACCAAGTGGGTTTTTGATTTGGAGCTACTTTTACGCTACAGGGAAATTGAAAAAAATTACCTTCACAAGATATTTGAATACGGCCTTAGCATATGGATAGAAAAAGGAGACAGCAAAATAACCTTTAAAGATTTATTAGGCTTCCCTTATCAGCTTGTAAAAATACACTTTGCCTATGGTAAGTAA